From a single Cyclobacterium marinum DSM 745 genomic region:
- a CDS encoding PVC-type heme-binding CxxCH protein, protein MKKTIFSNTLTFLCLSAVCCLPGCGENGVNSASDGSIAPEDAIASFELAPGFQMEIIANEPLVMDPVDMEIDEFGRMYVVEMPGYPIDKSGTGRIALLSDTDEDGVMDQRTIFADNLVLPNGILRWKKGVLVTDAPDVLYLEDTDGDGVADVRETIMTGFSLSNPHVNVNNPVYGIDNWIHLSHLGHIGTRKYEAEFGDKGSAIVFPNMPEGTELPKNANGHSVRFKPDIQVAELASTRSQFGHTFDRWGRYLLTHNQNHIYHEVIAAPYLSRNPGLLVSNASESISDHGKETEVFQITTNPDRQLFTPVGLTTSSSGITAYLGGAFPAPFDKAVFVAESVSNLMHVDILKEKGATFVAERLRDNKEFLASKDSWSRPVNMYVGPDGALYVLDYYRRIIEHPEWMSDEAVAAGGLSDGVGMGRIFRITPEGTGKADWTSGLTFGKESPQEWVQHLASKNNWWRNNAQRLLVTAQSQEVIPDLEKMAKNQDSAEGRLHALWTLEGLKGLSTELIIDALNDPEAGVRENAIKLAELHLSESNDLITELLKLKTDPNARVRFQLLCTLGFIDTPEATKVAEELLFQDLSDEWVQIAALSASSSQNMPLLRTVLSRFDKDQPAYGSLIRRLTAMITANENDGEAEKLLQKALNLSGNNGWEAAVLDGIADGVKRNEENEEILTNYLDKIVLAFFEHPDGKLRKSALNLIKTLDFKDENLLQASMDKAMAIATDQSIPESRRAEVLKFLPEGNVSPYAGQLKGMIATTEPIVLQIAAMQALGNIKGTEVPEYVLAKWNSLTPEIRDVALGTFMSESERVKLLLEALKDGEIPTAAIGWKMRVRLMNNGDEATRNFARELLTKDEGEGINKRYQKALEINGDPIAGKSVYIENCALCHQFRGKSGVAFGPDLGTLHNWHPKDLMANILDPNLSIAPGFDLWEVMLKDGETIQGMIMNETSAAISLRISPGVEKTINRQDIKSIKGMQLSLMPGLAEQLDQQKIADLMAFIRNSE, encoded by the coding sequence ATGAAAAAAACAATATTTAGTAATACTCTTACTTTTTTATGCCTTTCCGCTGTCTGCTGCCTGCCTGGTTGTGGAGAGAATGGGGTCAATTCGGCTTCAGATGGATCCATTGCTCCTGAGGATGCTATTGCCTCCTTTGAGCTTGCACCTGGTTTTCAAATGGAGATAATAGCCAATGAACCCTTGGTAATGGATCCCGTGGACATGGAAATTGATGAATTTGGGAGAATGTACGTGGTGGAAATGCCAGGATACCCCATTGATAAAAGTGGTACCGGAAGGATCGCATTGCTGTCCGATACAGATGAAGATGGGGTAATGGACCAGCGAACAATCTTCGCGGACAACTTGGTATTGCCAAATGGTATTTTGAGATGGAAAAAGGGAGTATTGGTAACAGATGCTCCAGATGTTTTGTACCTAGAAGATACCGATGGAGACGGGGTGGCTGATGTTCGGGAAACCATAATGACCGGATTCTCCTTGTCCAATCCACATGTAAATGTCAACAATCCTGTTTATGGAATAGACAATTGGATCCATTTATCTCACTTGGGGCATATTGGTACAAGAAAGTACGAGGCTGAGTTTGGTGACAAAGGTTCTGCCATTGTTTTTCCCAACATGCCTGAAGGTACAGAACTACCTAAAAATGCCAATGGTCATTCTGTTAGATTTAAACCTGATATTCAGGTGGCAGAGTTGGCTTCCACACGTTCCCAGTTCGGCCATACCTTTGACCGTTGGGGGAGGTATTTATTGACACACAATCAAAACCATATTTACCACGAAGTCATTGCCGCACCTTACCTTTCCCGAAACCCAGGCTTACTCGTTTCCAACGCAAGTGAATCCATCTCGGATCATGGAAAGGAAACAGAAGTCTTTCAAATAACCACTAACCCAGATCGTCAGCTTTTTACCCCAGTAGGGCTGACGACATCTTCCAGTGGTATTACGGCCTATCTTGGCGGTGCGTTTCCAGCCCCATTTGACAAGGCAGTTTTTGTGGCTGAATCCGTGAGTAACTTGATGCATGTGGATATTTTGAAGGAGAAAGGGGCTACTTTCGTTGCCGAAAGGTTGAGAGATAACAAAGAATTTTTGGCCTCAAAAGATTCTTGGTCCAGACCAGTAAACATGTATGTAGGCCCTGATGGTGCATTGTATGTGTTGGATTATTACCGTAGAATTATTGAGCATCCCGAGTGGATGTCTGATGAAGCTGTTGCTGCTGGTGGACTTTCTGATGGAGTAGGGATGGGGAGAATTTTTAGAATTACCCCCGAGGGGACTGGAAAAGCAGATTGGACTTCAGGTTTAACATTCGGCAAGGAAAGTCCTCAGGAATGGGTTCAACATCTTGCCAGTAAAAACAATTGGTGGAGAAACAATGCGCAAAGACTCTTGGTTACCGCCCAAAGTCAGGAGGTAATTCCAGATTTGGAAAAGATGGCCAAAAATCAAGATTCCGCCGAAGGAAGATTGCATGCTTTGTGGACTTTAGAGGGTTTGAAAGGCCTAAGTACTGAGCTTATCATCGATGCGCTTAATGATCCTGAAGCAGGTGTTAGGGAAAATGCCATCAAGCTTGCTGAATTGCACCTCAGCGAATCCAATGATTTAATTACCGAATTATTAAAATTAAAAACAGACCCCAATGCCAGAGTAAGGTTTCAACTACTCTGTACCTTAGGATTTATAGATACCCCTGAAGCGACGAAAGTTGCTGAAGAATTGCTGTTTCAGGACTTGTCAGATGAATGGGTTCAGATAGCAGCCCTGTCGGCATCTTCCTCTCAAAACATGCCTTTGCTTCGCACAGTGCTCAGCCGTTTTGACAAGGATCAACCTGCTTATGGTAGTCTGATTAGGCGATTAACCGCCATGATTACTGCAAATGAAAATGATGGAGAAGCAGAAAAATTGCTGCAAAAAGCCCTGAACTTATCAGGAAATAATGGGTGGGAAGCCGCAGTGCTGGATGGTATAGCCGATGGTGTCAAACGAAATGAAGAGAATGAGGAGATTTTGACAAATTATCTGGATAAAATTGTACTGGCCTTTTTTGAGCACCCGGATGGTAAGCTTAGAAAATCTGCTTTGAACTTGATTAAAACCTTGGATTTCAAAGACGAGAACTTGCTTCAAGCCAGCATGGACAAAGCCATGGCTATAGCTACTGATCAGTCTATTCCTGAGAGCCGAAGAGCAGAAGTCTTAAAGTTCTTACCAGAGGGAAATGTAAGCCCTTATGCCGGACAGTTAAAAGGAATGATTGCTACTACTGAACCGATTGTATTGCAAATCGCAGCCATGCAAGCCTTGGGGAATATTAAAGGAACGGAAGTGCCTGAATATGTTCTTGCCAAATGGAATTCCCTGACCCCTGAAATAAGGGATGTTGCATTGGGAACCTTTATGAGCGAATCCGAGCGGGTCAAATTATTGCTTGAGGCGCTAAAAGATGGTGAAATTCCCACAGCAGCGATTGGCTGGAAAATGAGGGTAAGGCTTATGAACAATGGTGATGAAGCCACGCGTAATTTTGCAAGAGAACTATTGACTAAGGATGAAGGAGAGGGAATCAATAAGCGGTACCAGAAGGCTTTGGAAATAAATGGAGATCCTATTGCCGGAAAATCAGTGTACATAGAAAATTGTGCCCTTTGCCACCAATTTAGAGGAAAAAGTGGAGTGGCTTTTGGACCTGATCTTGGAACATTGCACAACTGGCATCCAAAAGACCTTATGGCCAATATTCTGGATCCCAATTTATCTATCGCTCCAGGCTTTGATTTATGGGAAGTGATGCTTAAAGATGGAGAAACCATACAGGGAATGATTATGAATGAAACTTCAGCGGCTATAAGTCTAAGGATTTCCCCAGGTGTAGAAAAAACCATAAACAGGCAGGACATAAAATCCATAAAAGGAATGCAACTGTCGTTGATGCCAGGCTTGGCTGAACAGCTCGACCAGCAAAAAATCGCTGACCTGATGGCCTTTATTAGAAATTCAGAATAA
- a CDS encoding sugar phosphate isomerase/epimerase family protein yields MLKKYWVFIALPVLLLGLASMVKNPAQEWSVKKSDWNIGVALYSFNRFPFPATLEKAKTAGVKYVEGFDFHKLGSDFGDKTMNELVPSDASKVRKLLKQNGLKMKSMYVGKAQDKEGWEKAFELAKSLKIEYLVAEPKREHWDMVDKLAGEYKVKIALHQHSREAGSIYWHPDSVLSAIKNHPNFGACGDLGHWTRSGLDAVESLKKLEGHLISIHLKDLDASKQSAKDVMVGKGVIDFEGVVQELQRQRFDGEVYAECEHKMEDNLGDVTHAVKYFGNLTP; encoded by the coding sequence ATGTTAAAAAAATATTGGGTGTTTATTGCTTTGCCAGTACTGTTGCTTGGTTTGGCAAGTATGGTGAAAAATCCTGCACAGGAATGGTCAGTTAAAAAAAGTGACTGGAACATCGGCGTGGCCTTGTATTCCTTCAATAGGTTTCCTTTTCCAGCCACATTGGAAAAGGCAAAAACTGCGGGAGTTAAATATGTGGAAGGCTTTGATTTTCACAAGTTAGGTTCAGATTTTGGTGATAAAACCATGAATGAACTGGTACCTTCAGATGCTTCAAAAGTTAGAAAACTTTTGAAGCAGAATGGGTTGAAGATGAAATCCATGTATGTGGGCAAAGCACAAGACAAAGAAGGTTGGGAAAAAGCTTTTGAGTTGGCTAAATCCTTGAAAATTGAATACCTGGTAGCTGAACCTAAAAGAGAGCATTGGGACATGGTGGATAAACTTGCCGGAGAGTATAAGGTCAAAATAGCCTTGCACCAGCATTCAAGGGAGGCCGGAAGTATTTACTGGCATCCGGATTCAGTCCTATCCGCCATCAAGAACCATCCGAATTTCGGGGCCTGTGGGGATTTGGGACATTGGACTAGAAGTGGTCTTGATGCTGTAGAAAGCCTTAAAAAGCTAGAAGGCCATTTGATCAGCATTCACCTCAAGGACCTTGATGCTTCCAAACAATCCGCTAAGGATGTGATGGTAGGTAAAGGAGTGATTGACTTTGAAGGCGTGGTTCAAGAGCTTCAAAGGCAGCGATTTGATGGGGAAGTCTATGCTGAATGTGAACATAAAATGGAGGATAATCTTGGAGATGTCACCCATGCTGTCAAGTATTTTGGCAACCTGACTCCTTGA
- a CDS encoding amidohydrolase family protein translates to MQRRDLIKKLALLPLMGNLGFKETQLPPNLNKAQKNRLIIDTHVETWNFDERFPFKHPENPNLKVSIEAPIENQIKQMADFGLRYGVLINPRYYGWDNSYMANCLKTYPNHFVAHGLLNPEDPKIVENLKYWVKEHGFQGMRFSPIYDPKSTWLNSPEHYPLWKEAEKLGVVFNYYILPHQMPMLEDMAERFPGVKIVVDHAGKPDLKAANCWEEFRKMFALKRFPQVWISNSEPYEMSEIKKYPYKDTLPFYKAIYEEFGPEQLIWGTGYPFPRWELPMDKELEFVDKYCSFYTEHDKDLLMGKNALKIWNFPK, encoded by the coding sequence ATGCAAAGAAGGGATTTGATAAAAAAGCTAGCGCTTTTGCCATTAATGGGAAACCTGGGATTTAAGGAAACACAATTGCCTCCAAATCTGAATAAAGCTCAAAAAAATCGTTTAATCATCGATACCCACGTAGAAACCTGGAATTTTGATGAGAGATTCCCCTTTAAGCATCCTGAAAATCCTAACTTAAAAGTATCTATAGAGGCACCTATAGAAAATCAGATCAAACAAATGGCGGACTTCGGGCTTCGCTATGGTGTATTGATCAATCCACGTTACTATGGATGGGACAATTCCTATATGGCCAACTGCCTAAAAACCTATCCAAACCATTTTGTAGCGCATGGTTTACTTAATCCCGAAGATCCTAAAATTGTAGAAAATTTAAAATATTGGGTAAAGGAACATGGGTTTCAGGGAATGCGGTTTAGTCCCATTTATGACCCAAAATCAACATGGCTGAATTCACCTGAACATTATCCTTTATGGAAAGAAGCAGAAAAGTTGGGTGTGGTGTTCAATTATTACATTCTCCCCCATCAAATGCCAATGTTGGAAGACATGGCGGAAAGATTTCCTGGGGTAAAAATCGTAGTTGATCATGCTGGAAAACCAGACTTGAAAGCTGCGAACTGTTGGGAAGAGTTTAGGAAGATGTTCGCATTGAAACGATTCCCTCAGGTTTGGATAAGCAATTCTGAACCCTATGAAATGTCTGAAATCAAAAAGTACCCTTATAAGGATACCTTACCCTTTTACAAGGCCATCTATGAAGAATTCGGCCCGGAACAACTTATTTGGGGCACAGGTTATCCATTTCCGAGATGGGAATTGCCCATGGACAAGGAACTGGAGTTTGTGGACAAATACTGCTCATTTTATACGGAACATGACAAAGACTTATTAATGGGAAAAAATGCACTTAAAATCTGGAATTTCCCCAAATAG
- a CDS encoding hydroxypyruvate isomerase family protein yields MKRRTFFKNSLVAGAATFAGLSLPLGREAEAKASPFNMKFSPDFGLFADVAGKLPEDQIRWGHDNGFHAWECTFLQRRPLEEQNKISNMLQKLGMDFGQFVGTMDFKQVTFAGRDENIRDNVLKEVRASVEVAKRMNTKFIHNVLGMADPRLPWDFQLANATELLKRVAEIYEPHGLVMVMETMNHKINHPGMFLHSLPQAYAMAKAVDSPSVKLLCDVYHVQIQEGNLIPSIDYAWDQIAYFQIGDTPGRFEPMSGEINYKNLLQHIWDKGYRGFLGLEHSSSMPGKAGDLAVLEAYKQIDPS; encoded by the coding sequence ATGAAACGGAGAACTTTTTTTAAGAATAGCCTTGTTGCAGGTGCTGCTACTTTTGCGGGGCTTAGTTTGCCATTAGGTAGAGAAGCTGAAGCAAAGGCCAGCCCTTTTAATATGAAATTTTCACCCGATTTTGGGCTGTTTGCCGATGTGGCCGGAAAGTTGCCGGAAGACCAGATAAGGTGGGGTCATGACAATGGGTTTCACGCATGGGAATGCACCTTTTTGCAAAGACGTCCATTGGAAGAACAAAACAAGATCAGTAACATGCTCCAAAAATTGGGGATGGATTTCGGGCAGTTTGTAGGGACCATGGATTTCAAGCAGGTAACCTTTGCTGGACGAGATGAAAACATCAGAGACAATGTGCTTAAGGAAGTGAGGGCTTCTGTGGAAGTTGCCAAGCGGATGAACACCAAATTTATTCACAATGTACTTGGAATGGCTGATCCAAGATTACCCTGGGACTTTCAATTGGCCAATGCCACGGAGCTTTTGAAGCGGGTTGCCGAAATCTACGAACCCCATGGATTGGTGATGGTAATGGAAACAATGAACCACAAAATCAACCACCCCGGCATGTTTTTGCATTCACTTCCTCAGGCTTATGCCATGGCCAAGGCTGTGGATAGTCCTAGTGTAAAATTACTTTGTGACGTGTACCATGTGCAGATCCAGGAAGGGAATTTAATACCTAGCATTGATTATGCCTGGGATCAAATTGCCTATTTTCAGATAGGTGACACACCTGGTCGTTTTGAACCCATGTCAGGTGAAATTAATTACAAAAATTTATTGCAACATATCTGGGACAAAGGTTACCGGGGCTTTTTAGGCCTTGAACATAGTTCTAGCATGCCAGGAAAAGCTGGCGATTTGGCTGTTTTGGAAGCCTATAAACAAATTGACCCATCTTAA
- a CDS encoding outer membrane beta-barrel protein gives MNKIVLFIFILFFVYGNLKSQSILRGIVENKETSETLPGAYVFVKNSAGDTLANTFTDEKGQFQFAKPKLLSFILTISFIGFEAFEKAIATPSGSDLGTFEMVEEGSLLETYEVEAATMTGEMKGDTLSLNASAFKTRSQASAGELIRKMPGVVMQGNTIEVQGETVGQVLVDGEPFFGDDPAMAMQNLPVEIIDRIEFLDQISVQAQLTGFDDGETIKTINIITKKEKRGGEFGRMFAGYGTDDNYLVGGSVNFFNGAQRLTLLGLSNNINQQNFSADDLTGAFGSGEQRGGGRRRGESNPLTTGERPGVTNTNAIGINFTDKFDEGKAKLTGSYFFNESTNYLNRNSSREYILSSDSLQLYDEGRNDENYNQNHRLDLRLDYDISEKHAIIWRPRLRYEKGTSISRLSAENLFNSNTPINETQNNTNSKNESFSFLSDFIYRYKFNKKGRTLSAQFDTRLSESQSDARLVSVNRDFQTSNTDSLIQNSLNNANSFNYEFEIEYTEPIGENSQLRLEYELGNDLGTTNREVSQREMESQLFEVDSTLTNKFENSYLQHEVGLGYSYNKDKIRIYSSFDYQVSILDSDRLFPGFQNTNRTFKNFVPRMVFMYDLNENTNIRLYYRGDTDAPSVSQLQDVIDNSNPIQISMGNPDLEQEYEHRLYTRIRNVDPETSKSFFMYMGGSVRSNYLGNATYIASQDTLIQGDVLLRQGGQLSRPENLDKYWDLRSYFSFGFPLNFMKSNLELSGRVNYSNQPGLINGQTNYNKNLGIGPGVGISSNLGEDIDFNISTRGNYNIVRSSLQENQNNNYYTQSTRLDLYWNFAWGFFVSTNVNNQWYTGLGEEFDQSVWLMNADLGYRFPPNQKFELKVTVFDLLNQNTSINRNVTDVYIENERTQVLQQFFMLSLTYNLRSFGQGAMP, from the coding sequence ATGAATAAAATTGTATTATTTATTTTTATTCTTTTCTTCGTATACGGAAATTTAAAATCACAAAGTATCCTTAGGGGGATAGTGGAGAATAAAGAGACGAGTGAAACATTACCTGGTGCTTATGTTTTCGTGAAAAATTCAGCAGGGGACACTTTAGCCAATACTTTCACTGATGAAAAAGGCCAATTTCAATTTGCCAAACCCAAGTTACTATCCTTTATATTGACTATCAGCTTTATTGGATTTGAAGCTTTTGAAAAGGCAATAGCTACTCCATCAGGTAGTGATTTAGGGACATTTGAGATGGTTGAAGAAGGTAGTTTATTGGAAACTTATGAGGTAGAAGCAGCTACCATGACTGGTGAGATGAAAGGGGATACCTTGTCCCTTAACGCTAGTGCATTTAAGACCAGGTCACAGGCAAGTGCCGGTGAATTGATTCGTAAAATGCCGGGAGTGGTCATGCAAGGAAACACCATAGAGGTGCAGGGAGAAACGGTAGGCCAAGTATTGGTGGATGGTGAACCTTTCTTCGGAGATGACCCTGCCATGGCCATGCAAAACCTACCTGTAGAAATAATAGATAGAATCGAGTTTTTGGATCAAATTAGCGTTCAGGCACAATTAACAGGCTTTGACGACGGGGAAACAATCAAAACCATCAATATTATCACCAAGAAAGAAAAACGAGGCGGCGAATTCGGAAGGATGTTTGCCGGATATGGAACGGATGACAATTATTTGGTTGGGGGTAGTGTTAATTTCTTTAATGGGGCACAGCGACTTACCCTTTTGGGACTAAGCAATAATATCAATCAGCAAAACTTTTCTGCGGACGATCTTACAGGTGCTTTCGGAAGTGGAGAACAAAGAGGTGGAGGGCGTAGGAGAGGCGAAAGTAATCCTTTAACGACAGGTGAAAGACCTGGTGTTACCAATACCAATGCGATAGGAATTAATTTTACTGATAAATTTGATGAAGGGAAGGCGAAATTAACAGGGAGTTACTTTTTTAATGAGAGCACTAATTATTTAAACCGAAATTCCTCTCGGGAATATATTTTATCCAGTGATAGTCTCCAATTATACGATGAAGGAAGAAATGATGAAAACTATAATCAAAACCACCGGTTAGACCTAAGGCTGGATTATGATATATCAGAAAAGCATGCCATCATTTGGCGGCCTAGGTTAAGGTATGAAAAAGGGACATCTATAAGTAGGTTAAGTGCTGAAAACCTATTCAATTCAAACACTCCAATTAATGAGACACAAAACAATACCAATTCGAAAAATGAATCTTTTAGTTTTTTAAGTGATTTTATTTATCGTTATAAATTCAATAAAAAAGGGAGAACTTTATCGGCTCAATTTGATACTCGGTTAAGTGAATCTCAAAGTGACGCTAGATTGGTTTCTGTAAATCGTGATTTTCAAACTTCAAATACAGATAGTCTTATACAAAACTCTTTAAATAATGCCAATTCATTTAACTATGAGTTTGAAATTGAATACACGGAACCAATAGGTGAGAATTCCCAACTTAGGTTGGAATACGAACTAGGAAATGACCTTGGTACAACCAATCGGGAGGTATCCCAAAGAGAAATGGAGTCCCAGTTATTTGAGGTAGATTCCACCTTGACCAATAAATTCGAAAACTCCTATTTACAACATGAAGTAGGTTTAGGATACAGTTACAACAAGGATAAAATCAGAATCTATTCATCGTTTGATTATCAAGTTTCAATATTAGATAGTGATCGCCTGTTTCCGGGATTCCAAAACACCAATCGCACCTTTAAGAATTTTGTCCCTAGAATGGTCTTTATGTATGATTTGAATGAAAATACGAATATAAGACTGTATTATAGGGGAGACACCGATGCACCATCTGTAAGCCAATTGCAAGATGTAATCGACAACAGTAACCCTATTCAAATATCAATGGGAAATCCTGATTTGGAGCAAGAATATGAACATAGATTGTATACCAGGATTAGAAATGTTGACCCTGAAACTTCTAAATCCTTCTTTATGTATATGGGCGGGTCGGTGCGTTCAAACTATTTGGGAAATGCAACTTATATCGCATCACAAGATACACTCATTCAAGGGGATGTTTTGCTGAGGCAAGGTGGCCAATTAAGTAGACCCGAAAATTTAGATAAATACTGGGACTTAAGGAGTTATTTTTCCTTCGGATTTCCGCTCAATTTTATGAAAAGTAACCTCGAGCTGAGCGGTAGGGTAAACTATAGCAACCAACCTGGTTTAATTAATGGACAAACCAATTACAATAAAAACCTAGGGATAGGTCCCGGGGTTGGAATAAGTAGCAATCTGGGGGAAGATATAGATTTCAATATTTCAACAAGAGGGAATTACAATATTGTAAGAAGTAGTTTGCAAGAAAACCAGAACAATAATTACTATACCCAAAGTACACGACTGGATTTATATTGGAATTTTGCTTGGGGGTTTTTTGTAAGTACCAATGTCAATAATCAATGGTATACCGGATTGGGTGAGGAATTTGACCAATCCGTTTGGTTGATGAATGCGGATTTAGGGTATAGGTTTCCACCTAATCAAAAGTTTGAATTGAAGGTAACGGTATTTGACCTACTCAATCAAAATACAAGCATTAATAGAAATGTTACAGATGTCTATATTGAGAATGAGCGAACTCAAGTCCTTCAACAGTTTTTTATGCTGTCATTAACTTATAATTTAAGAAGTTTTGGACAAGGAGCAATGCCGTAG
- a CDS encoding DUF4221 family protein, which yields MRLLCIGIAFAFFFSSCSKNTEKEIEFPEQLSFFLDTVYVDPGDEILYLQDKLFLSDLSADKSYLINFNRKDVIAERINLDELKLEKLIPFEKEGPNGTPAYFSRFSLNHEEQLLIWSYQFYSIFDQNAKKVKDLGLEKIAADYLAGSDFYPSMLFEDPKQPDRLLGVFISWKDRTYFILDFDLNRKKFKKTDLPEMDKLQEYNTDIVMDGQAMGSYGVAVHTIAKNGNIILTNNSFNEAVIYDTNKDSTYVKSWDTPLLGSRKNYTPPKQVEYSSGQREEVVRESMKEFNYGNLVWDEAQNRFYRFSIKQQFGEDKDEYGQYIATGTDVYLNIFDENLNILAESLVPQLDAPPKKHFVKDGKIWIFENIDDEMAFVQLTIE from the coding sequence ATGCGATTGTTATGTATTGGAATTGCCTTTGCCTTTTTCTTCAGCTCTTGCAGTAAGAATACCGAAAAAGAAATTGAATTCCCAGAGCAGCTTAGCTTTTTCCTAGATACCGTTTATGTGGATCCCGGAGATGAAATTCTTTATTTACAAGACAAGCTGTTCCTTTCGGACCTTTCTGCAGACAAGAGTTACCTCATCAATTTTAACCGTAAAGATGTAATAGCAGAACGTATCAACCTAGATGAATTAAAACTTGAAAAATTGATCCCCTTTGAGAAGGAAGGACCAAACGGCACCCCTGCTTATTTTTCAAGGTTCAGCCTAAACCATGAGGAACAGCTACTGATATGGTCGTATCAATTTTATTCTATTTTTGATCAAAATGCTAAAAAAGTAAAAGACCTGGGACTTGAAAAAATAGCTGCAGATTATCTGGCTGGTTCAGATTTCTATCCAAGTATGTTGTTTGAGGATCCTAAGCAACCTGATAGGCTATTGGGCGTATTTATATCATGGAAAGACAGGACCTATTTTATTTTAGACTTTGATCTGAATCGCAAGAAATTTAAAAAAACTGACTTGCCGGAGATGGATAAACTTCAGGAATACAATACAGATATTGTAATGGATGGGCAGGCCATGGGAAGCTATGGAGTGGCCGTACATACCATAGCTAAAAATGGTAATATAATACTTACGAACAATTCTTTTAATGAGGCGGTAATTTATGATACAAACAAAGACAGTACCTATGTAAAAAGCTGGGATACTCCACTTTTAGGAAGTAGAAAAAATTATACCCCTCCGAAACAGGTTGAATATTCTTCGGGTCAAAGAGAAGAAGTAGTTAGAGAGTCAATGAAGGAATTTAATTACGGAAATTTGGTTTGGGATGAAGCCCAAAATCGATTTTACCGATTCTCCATTAAGCAACAATTCGGCGAAGATAAGGACGAATATGGCCAATACATTGCCACCGGAACGGATGTTTACCTGAATATTTTTGATGAAAACCTGAATATACTGGCCGAATCCTTGGTACCTCAACTGGATGCTCCACCAAAAAAGCACTTTGTCAAAGATGGAAAGATCTGGATATTTGAAAACATAGATGATGAAATGGCCTTTGTTCAGTTAACCATAGAGTAG